The DNA region TATGATTTTAAACGGGGGTACCCTGTCGGCCTCGGCCGTAAACCAATCTTATGACCGCACGATTACGGTTAATGCGGCTTCAGGCATAGATGTGGCCAGCGGGATCAGCCTGAACCTAGGTAATGCCGCTAATGATCTCACCGGTGCCGGAAACCTGAGCAAATCCGGGACAGGCACTCTCATTATCGATCAAGCCAATAACTGGACAGGGGCCATGACCATCAGTAACGGCATCGTTCAAATCGCTAATGCCACCGCGCTGGGAACTGCCGCCGGTGGAGTCAGTGTAATCAGTGGCGCCACATTGCAAATGAGTAATGGCATCACATCAGTAGCGGGGGAAACCTTGACATTAAATGGGACCGGTGCAGGCGGCATCGGGGCGCTCAATAACGGATCGGGAAATAATACGTGGAATGGGAATATGATCTTAGCTTCTGATTCCAGTATAATAAATGATGTAGCCGGAACTACATTGACCTTTCAATCCTACGGACCCACCCGGCGTGACCTGACGAATAACGGTTTTGTCCTCACCATTGACGGGGCGGGGGATGTCCGGTTCAACGGACAAACCACCGGTACGGGCGGGCTAATTAAAAATGGAACAGGAACATTTTTATTAACCGACGGGGGACTCGCTTCATTTTCTTCTTACAGCGGAAATACATTGATTAACTCGGGCACAATGATTCTGGATATGGGTAATACCACGTATTCGCCTTTAGGAGGAACCATGACTGTCGGGGACGGTGTCGGGAGCGATTTATTAATGCTCAGGTGGCGGAACCAATTAAGTGGTACTGCCGACCTTATGATCAAGTCCTCCGGGCGTGTGGAATTAGACGATTTTTATGGCGGCACAAAAAGTCAGACTATCGGACTCCTGCGTATGGAGGGGGGTGGTTTCATCACCAATGATGCGAATTTTAACTTGGTCCTAAACTCAAATGTCGTCCGAGAGATTACAGGGAATACCTCCGCTGTGATTGCCGGTCGACTCGATTTAGGCGGCACCACACGCACATTTTATATCAGCAATAATGCCACAGCTTCCCAAGACATGGTTGTATCGGCCGTCCTCTCTAATGGTTCACTCACCAAAGAAGGAGCCGGGACCCTGACATTATCAAATGCTAATACCTACACCGGTGATACGACGGTCAATGCCGGGGTACTCGAAACAGCCAATAACAGTGCGCTCGGGTCGAGCGGGAGGTTGATCGTCTCTAATGGTGCCATCGTGAGCAACACCTCCACATCCGTCAACGGGGCGGGGATATATTCGGCAGCAAACCGTTCAGTCATTGTTACAGGGAGCGGCTCCACCTGGACAAATCCCGGGATATTGTCTGTCGGTGATTCAACCGCCGGTAATTCATTAACAATCAGTAATGGGGGCACGGTTTATTCTACCAACCTCATCGTGGGATCCACCGTGGCCTCGACTGGGAACTCCGTGGGTATTTCCGGTGGGTCTAGCTCCCTGATCGTGACCAATAGCACAGGCTCCGGACTCATCGATATCCGGCGCGGGACTAATACCCAGGACGGTGGCTTGGTCCTTGTGGATAATCTTTCCGTGACCAATGCCTCAGGGGCTTACCGTTTAAACGGTGGCACTCTCTCGGTGAATGGGAACGCGACAAATAACAACGGCCAACTCTTTTTTGTCGGTAACGGCAGTTCCTCGGCCCTTTATAATTCCGACGGGGGCAGCCATGTCTTTGCTAATGGGTTAGTCATCTCAAATAATGGCACGATGAATATGACGAATAACTCCATCATCGCAAATACCGTCATCGCGGCGGGGGGGAATTTAACCCTCGAAGGGTCCGTCACGAACCAAGGAAGTTTTTTAAACCAAAGCAGTCTCATGTCGGTCAATGTCTCCGAAGCCTCCGGGGATATGTTTTATGTCACCGGGAATATGACGAATTCCGGAACGATAAATCTCAATAATGAAACGGGAGGATCATCTAATCCCACTTTCCAAGGAATCGATTTTGGAGGGACATCATTCACAAACTCGGGAACCATTGTCTGGAATTTTTCCGCCCCTCCATCCGGGGGATTAGGCACACCATTAAATCCCTATCTCGGCGGGATGCGTTCCACAAATAATATTTTTGCTGCCTACCAAAATCCCAGCGGGTTTTTCACAAGCGGGTTTACAGTGACAGGCCTCAACTCTAACCAATATTTGAAGAGTGCCTTCAGTGGTGGATTTTATTATCTCGCCGTGATTCCTGAACCTTCCACTTATGTCCTATTTGCCATCGGACTGGCTGGAATACTCTACCATATAAGATTGAGCCGTAAAAGCGCCCCATTTAAAAACCGTCAGGCCCGATCACAAAGCTAATCATTTCCGCGCTGTCAGCCGTGATCAGACGGTCGGGTAAGGCTCGCCAATCAGCTCTGTCATCGTGGCAAACTCGAAACCTTTTTCGAGTAATCCGTCGAGGATACGCGGCATGGCTTGAGCCGTTTGCTGGTGCATGTCATGGCAAAGGATGATCGAACCACCCCGGGCCTGACCGACAGCACGTTCGACAATCTTGTCTACACCCGGGCGGCTCCAGTCGACGGTATCCACAGACCAATAAGCCACTCCCAAACCCATATCTAAGGCGATCGGGCCTTGTGACTTTTTAAAGGCACCATAAGGGGGGCGGAACCATGCTGGATAAACTCCGAGGGTATTACCGATGATCGACTGGGTTCTGCGGAGCTGGTCGTAAACTTTTGCCGTCGACATGAGGCTGAGATTTGGATGGGTAAAAGTATGGTTAGCCACCTCGTGTCCGGCCGCAGTGACTTCCTTAGCGAGTGCAGGGAATTCTTTGATCCTTTCGCCAATCATGAAAAAAGTGGCTTTGAGTTTGCGGTCTGAGAGGTTTTTCAGGATGGAATCAGTGACTCCAGGGGTCGGGCCGTCATCGAGGGTGAGCGCGATTTTTTTGGAGGTGGATGGGCCGGAATTCACAAAACGAGCTAACACTTTTGTCGGGTCACTGACATCATTAACAGGGGTTTTAACCATTTCTTCTGCACGGGAAATCCGGGGTAGGAATACTGTGCCGGCCGCACCAAACGCGATTGTTTTAAGAAAGTCTGATCGTTTCATAGGTATATGTGGATCAATCCCGGGGTATGGCTCCTGTCACACAAAAGCTGATTAGTCGGAAAAAATCGTAAAGGACGCATTTTGCCCTGATTTATACAAAAATCAACCCCTGATTAGCTAAAAAATATTTTTACTCCCATTTCCCGACGCTGGTTTGATTGTTTTTACTCCCTCGGCTGTACCCAAAAGCAAGGTACTCGCTGGGCTCCGGGCAAAAAGTCCATTACTGACCACACCGGCGATTTGATTAATGCGGCTTTCGAATTCGACAGGATGCGTAATGGACAAACCATGTACGTCCAGAATTAAATTCCCATTATCGGTCGTGAACCCTTCACGTAGGACGGGTATCCCGCCCCATTCCGTTAATTTCCGGGCTACAGCAGCCCTAGCCATCGGGATGACTTCCACAGGGAGGGGAACTCTGCCCAAGACTTCGACCCATTTGCTTTCATCTGCGATACAGATGAATTCCACCGCCACGGAAGAGACGATTTTTTCACGGGTCAAGGCGCCCCCGCCGCCTTTGATCATTTCGAGGGCAGGATTCACCTCATCTGCGCTGTCGATATAAACCGAGAGTTTATCCACATCATTCAAATCAAAAACTCGGATGCCTAGGGCGGCCAAACGTTTTGCACTGGCTTGCGAAGAGGAAACAGCTCCTTGGATACTTTTTTTTATTTCCCCGAGGGCATCGATAAAATAATTAGCCGTGGTC from Verrucomicrobiota bacterium includes:
- a CDS encoding autotransporter-associated beta strand repeat-containing protein yields the protein MRVTRYIRLLYFVLFVSLWISFDRIYAQVWDGSASTTWNDANNWNTPVAVPGATSNAIFNVATGNDPNFTAAASVGRLTFTGTSDAEIFTGAALTINGISGIGIDNQIAQIHTFNNPIVVGGSQTWQSTAAGGGLTFNSTINLSSFNLTFDPQTLTSTIALSTGAGDVISGTGSMTKNGLGAVTLGNVANTFSGGFTLNLGTVSIANNASLGTGTVTLSGGTLTPTADLTLANNLTINDNTTISAANNVDLIFSSSTISASAGNTLTINNSSGAGTMSVGFSGSGFNFASGINLNNAFSQFRGLNTAGTQTFSGPISGAGTVLRNAAGGTTVLSGNNTFSGGTTITLGTLESQSTAGLGTGNVSLNGGTLAVTTANQSYNQTFTANAASTINVATGITLSIGNAANDLRGANALTKTGGGTLLLPFSNNYSGQWTVTAGTLQSAANGSLGRGNMILNGGTLSASAVNQSYDRTITVNAASGIDVASGISLNLGNAANDLTGAGNLSKSGTGTLIIDQANNWTGAMTISNGIVQIANATALGTAAGGVSVISGATLQMSNGITSVAGETLTLNGTGAGGIGALNNGSGNNTWNGNMILASDSSIINDVAGTTLTFQSYGPTRRDLTNNGFVLTIDGAGDVRFNGQTTGTGGLIKNGTGTFLLTDGGLASFSSYSGNTLINSGTMILDMGNTTYSPLGGTMTVGDGVGSDLLMLRWRNQLSGTADLMIKSSGRVELDDFYGGTKSQTIGLLRMEGGGFITNDANFNLVLNSNVVREITGNTSAVIAGRLDLGGTTRTFYISNNATASQDMVVSAVLSNGSLTKEGAGTLTLSNANTYTGDTTVNAGVLETANNSALGSSGRLIVSNGAIVSNTSTSVNGAGIYSAANRSVIVTGSGSTWTNPGILSVGDSTAGNSLTISNGGTVYSTNLIVGSTVASTGNSVGISGGSSSLIVTNSTGSGLIDIRRGTNTQDGGLVLVDNLSVTNASGAYRLNGGTLSVNGNATNNNGQLFFVGNGSSSALYNSDGGSHVFANGLVISNNGTMNMTNNSIIANTVIAAGGNLTLEGSVTNQGSFLNQSSLMSVNVSEASGDMFYVTGNMTNSGTINLNNETGGSSNPTFQGIDFGGTSFTNSGTIVWNFSAPPSGGLGTPLNPYLGGMRSTNNIFAAYQNPSGFFTSGFTVTGLNSNQYLKSAFSGGFYYLAVIPEPSTYVLFAIGLAGILYHIRLSRKSAPFKNRQARSQS
- the rpiA gene encoding ribose-5-phosphate isomerase RpiA, which translates into the protein MTQDELKKSVARAALEYIVTDTIIGVGTGTTANYFIDALGEIKKSIQGAVSSSQASAKRLAALGIRVFDLNDVDKLSVYIDSADEVNPALEMIKGGGGALTREKIVSSVAVEFICIADESKWVEVLGRVPLPVEVIPMARAAVARKLTEWGGIPVLREGFTTDNGNLILDVHGLSITHPVEFESRINQIAGVVSNGLFARSPASTLLLGTAEGVKTIKPASGNGSKNIF
- a CDS encoding polysaccharide deacetylase family protein, which encodes MKRSDFLKTIAFGAAGTVFLPRISRAEEMVKTPVNDVSDPTKVLARFVNSGPSTSKKIALTLDDGPTPGVTDSILKNLSDRKLKATFFMIGERIKEFPALAKEVTAAGHEVANHTFTHPNLSLMSTAKVYDQLRRTQSIIGNTLGVYPAWFRPPYGAFKKSQGPIALDMGLGVAYWSVDTVDWSRPGVDKIVERAVGQARGGSIILCHDMHQQTAQAMPRILDGLLEKGFEFATMTELIGEPYPTV